The following coding sequences lie in one uncultured Bacteroides sp. genomic window:
- a CDS encoding S41 family peptidase — MKKLVISFICLLSVNLQAQNYGTAASRKLHMAEFAINNLYVDNVNEDKLVEDAIVKMLSTLDPHSTYSNANEVKKLNEPLQGNFEGIGVQFNMAEDTLLVIQPVSGGPSEKIGILAGDRIIAVNDTAIAGVKMSTDEVMRRLKGPKGTTVNLKILRRGVKDLLYFTVKRDRIPLYSLDAHYMIQDKIGYVRINRFASTTADEFANALKDLKLRGMKDLILDLQDNGGGYLNAAIDLANEFLGEKELIVYTEGLHAPRSEFFAKGTGKFQKGRLVVLVNEYSASASEILSGAIQDWDRGLIVGRRSFGKGLVQRPIDLPDGSMIRLTVARYYTPAGRCIQKPYESIEKYNMDLISRYNKGEMMNSDSIHFPDSLKCKTKKSGRVVYGGGGIMPDYFVPIDTTLYTDYHRNLVAKGVVLKVTIKYVENHRKELLNTYKSFNDYNKGFVIGSDIMDDLIAMGTEAKVTLNKEQLKISEPLLKTQLKALIARDLWDMNEYYQVMNSANESIRKAVETLQSGEYERKLK, encoded by the coding sequence ATGAAAAAATTAGTTATTTCTTTTATTTGCTTGCTTTCTGTTAACTTGCAAGCTCAGAACTACGGAACCGCTGCTTCACGTAAACTGCATATGGCAGAATTTGCTATTAATAATCTATACGTAGATAATGTTAATGAGGATAAACTTGTAGAAGATGCCATTGTAAAAATGCTCTCTACGCTTGATCCTCATTCTACATATTCTAATGCGAATGAGGTGAAAAAGCTGAATGAACCTTTACAGGGAAACTTTGAAGGTATTGGTGTTCAGTTTAATATGGCTGAGGATACCTTATTGGTTATTCAACCAGTTTCCGGTGGACCTTCTGAGAAGATAGGGATTCTGGCGGGTGATCGGATAATCGCAGTTAACGATACTGCAATAGCTGGCGTAAAGATGAGCACGGATGAGGTTATGCGTCGACTAAAGGGCCCAAAAGGGACAACTGTGAATTTAAAGATATTAAGAAGAGGCGTTAAAGATTTGCTCTATTTTACGGTTAAACGTGATCGTATTCCTCTTTATAGTCTGGATGCACATTATATGATTCAGGATAAAATAGGTTATGTCCGCATCAATCGTTTTGCATCTACTACTGCAGATGAATTTGCCAATGCACTCAAAGATCTGAAACTAAGAGGAATGAAAGATTTAATTCTTGATTTACAGGATAATGGTGGTGGATACCTCAATGCTGCCATTGATCTGGCAAATGAGTTCCTGGGAGAGAAAGAGTTAATTGTGTACACTGAAGGTTTGCATGCTCCTCGCAGCGAGTTCTTTGCTAAAGGTACGGGTAAGTTTCAGAAGGGACGCTTGGTCGTTTTGGTAAATGAATATTCTGCATCTGCAAGTGAGATTCTGTCAGGTGCCATTCAGGATTGGGACAGAGGACTGATTGTAGGACGACGCTCCTTTGGAAAAGGACTGGTTCAGCGTCCGATTGATTTACCCGATGGGTCAATGATCCGTTTGACGGTTGCCCGTTACTACACTCCTGCCGGAAGATGCATTCAGAAACCTTATGAGAGCATCGAGAAATATAATATGGATTTGATTAGCCGCTATAATAAGGGGGAAATGATGAACTCAGATAGTATTCATTTTCCGGATTCGCTGAAGTGTAAAACAAAGAAATCAGGAAGAGTGGTTTATGGAGGTGGCGGAATTATGCCCGATTATTTTGTTCCTATTGACACAACTCTTTATACAGACTATCACCGCAATCTTGTGGCAAAAGGTGTTGTTTTAAAAGTAACAATCAAATATGTGGAGAATCATCGGAAGGAACTACTGAATACATATAAATCGTTCAATGACTATAACAAAGGGTTTGTGATTGGCAGTGATATTATGGATGACTTGATTGCTATGGGTACTGAAGCGAAAGTGACACTTAATAAGGAACAATTGAAAATTTCAGAGCCTTTATTAAAGACCCAGTTGAAAGCTCTTATTGCTCGAGATTTGTGGGATATGAACGAATATTATCAGGTGATGAATTCCGCGAATGAGAGTATACGAAAGGCTGTTGAAACTTTACAGTCGGGAGAATACGAAAGAAAACTAAAATAA
- the coaD gene encoding pantetheine-phosphate adenylyltransferase: protein MKRAIFPGTFDPFTIGHFSVVKRALTFMDEIVIGIGINENKKTYFPIEKRVEMIRNLYRDEPGIKVQPYDCLTIDFAKAVDAKFIVRGIRTVKDFEYEETIADVNRQLAGIETILLFTEPELTCVSSTIVRELLHYNKDISRFIPEGLEL from the coding sequence ATGAAACGAGCCATATTCCCGGGAACATTTGATCCTTTTACTATTGGCCACTTCTCAGTGGTGAAGCGTGCTTTGACCTTTATGGATGAGATAGTAATAGGCATAGGTATCAATGAAAATAAGAAGACCTACTTTCCTATAGAAAAGCGTGTGGAGATGATTCGTAATTTATATAGGGATGAACCCGGAATAAAGGTCCAGCCTTATGATTGCCTGACAATTGATTTTGCGAAAGCTGTTGATGCAAAGTTTATTGTTCGTGGCATTCGCACGGTGAAAGATTTCGAATATGAAGAGACTATTGCCGATGTGAACAGGCAATTGGCCGGAATTGAGACAATATTGCTCTTTACAGAACCAGAGTTGACTTGTGTGAGCTCTACCATTGTAAGAGAGCTTTTACATTATAATAAAGATATTAGCCGCTTTATTCCTGAAGGATTGGAGCTCTGA